A region from the Chlamydiales bacterium genome encodes:
- a CDS encoding endonuclease III codes for MFVNIKQRAKVVAKILNELYPSPAIPLQHFDAYTLLIAVLLSARCMDARVNTITPKLFSLAKTPQEMVRLSIEQIQEIIRPCGLSPRKASAIWNLSKILIEKHQGIVPCDFELLEELPGVGHKTASVVMAQAFHVPAFPVDTHIFRSARRWKLSSGKTVEKVEGDLKKLYPKSEWIKLHLQIIYFSREYCPALKHNLKLCPICSLFTDTKFGKNG; via the coding sequence ATGTTCGTGAATATAAAGCAAAGAGCTAAAGTCGTTGCAAAAATTTTAAATGAGCTTTATCCAAGCCCTGCTATTCCGCTGCAACATTTTGACGCTTATACGTTGCTTATAGCCGTTTTACTCTCAGCACGCTGTATGGATGCTAGGGTTAACACAATCACTCCTAAACTCTTTTCTCTTGCCAAAACTCCCCAAGAAATGGTCCGATTGTCTATTGAGCAGATTCAAGAAATTATTAGGCCTTGTGGCCTATCACCAAGAAAAGCTTCTGCCATTTGGAACCTCTCAAAAATCCTTATAGAAAAGCATCAAGGAATTGTCCCTTGCGATTTTGAATTACTTGAAGAGCTTCCTGGAGTAGGTCATAAAACAGCATCTGTTGTTATGGCTCAAGCTTTTCACGTGCCAGCATTTCCAGTAGATACTCATATCTTTAGATCTGCAAGAAGATGGAAGCTTTCATCTGGAAAAACCGTTGAAAAAGTAGAGGGTGATTTAAAAAAACTCTATCCTAAATCTGAGTGGATAAAGCTTCACTTGCAGATCATCTATTTTTCTCGTGAATATTGTCCTGCTCTTAAACATAATCTTAAACTATGTCCTATTTGCAGCCTATTTACCGATACAAAATTTGGAAAAAATGGATGA
- the ruvA gene encoding Holliday junction branch migration protein RuvA: MFEFIQGILEEATPSYAILQVHGIGYKLSTPANLLQKLPSTGEKICLYTSFVIRENSQALYGFFTKQERDLFEKLINISGIGPKTALSLIGHLDVIDLVSCIRQNNLSALCRVPGIGKKTAERIILETKDKLLKLSQEVSSSSFPMRIEQDAINALIHLGYSSVIAEKAIQHCLKEIKEPLDLAVLITKALERCS, encoded by the coding sequence ATGTTTGAATTCATTCAAGGTATATTAGAAGAAGCAACTCCTAGTTATGCTATATTGCAAGTACATGGTATTGGCTATAAACTCTCAACACCTGCAAATTTACTTCAAAAGCTTCCCTCTACAGGAGAAAAAATTTGCCTTTATACGTCTTTTGTAATTAGAGAAAACTCTCAAGCTCTCTATGGTTTTTTTACAAAACAAGAGCGGGATCTTTTTGAAAAACTGATTAATATATCTGGAATTGGTCCTAAAACGGCTCTGTCATTAATCGGCCATTTAGATGTGATTGACCTTGTTTCTTGTATACGTCAAAATAACTTATCAGCCCTTTGCAGGGTTCCTGGAATTGGTAAGAAGACAGCTGAGCGCATCATACTTGAAACAAAAGATAAGCTTTTAAAGTTATCTCAAGAGGTAAGTAGTAGTTCATTTCCCATGCGCATCGAACAAGATGCTATTAACGCACTTATTCATCTTGGCTATTCTTCTGTTATTGCAGAAAAGGCAATTCAGCATTGCTTAAAAGAGATAAAAGAGCCTCTTGACCTTGCTGTTCTTATCACAAAGGCTCTTGAAAGATGTTCGTGA
- the ruvC gene encoding crossover junction endodeoxyribonuclease RuvC: MIVIGIDPGTRVTGYGIIQVTNRSYMVLDFGCIRPPLSATPEERFIIFFDALSCLIDRYAPLELAIETQFVKINVQSALKLAMIRSVIITAAAKKGVKIHEYAPSRAKSAITGNGRAKKEQVQAMVKYHLNLLKEPPEDAADALALAICHLHTLSL; this comes from the coding sequence GTGATTGTAATTGGCATTGACCCAGGAACAAGAGTTACAGGGTATGGGATCATTCAGGTTACAAATCGTAGCTATATGGTGCTTGACTTTGGGTGCATAAGACCTCCACTTAGCGCAACACCAGAGGAGCGTTTTATCATTTTCTTTGATGCTCTCTCTTGCTTAATTGATCGCTATGCTCCTTTAGAACTTGCTATAGAGACTCAATTTGTTAAAATAAATGTACAAAGTGCGCTTAAACTTGCAATGATTAGAAGTGTTATTATTACTGCTGCTGCAAAAAAGGGAGTAAAAATCCATGAATATGCTCCATCAAGGGCAAAATCTGCAATTACAGGCAATGGTAGAGCAAAAAAAGAACAGGTTCAAGCTATGGTAAAATACCATCTAAACCTTCTAAAAGAACCTCCAGAAGATGCAGCTGATGCTCTTGCTCTTGCAATTTGCCACTTGCACACCCTATCTTTATAA
- the waaF gene encoding lipopolysaccharide heptosyltransferase II, which translates to MNIKDPKNIIVRMPNWLGDAVMATPILEDLRRHFPGAFITAMLQENIAPLLQKDPNINELFAFSKPSGFLRRIGQRQIVDKLQRGHYDLGVLLTNSFSSAWWFWRGNIKVRIGYANDWRSFLLTHVCKPSRDSEDIHLVDRYKGLYSCLDLQHTATIPRLYLSKAETDMAKNTLTRQGFKKGMVLVGINPGAAFGPAKCWPAERYRMIAKQLLEDESVFVVFFGDSKSLDLIKSISAGLPKRVCNLAGLTSLRELMALIGECSIFLTNDSGPMHIAAALQTPLLALFGSTNEKATGPYGFGKVIHKHVECSPCYLRTCPIDFRCMNRIEVDEVYKNLQEMIARAKEQKSNAP; encoded by the coding sequence ATGAATATTAAAGATCCAAAAAATATTATTGTTCGCATGCCCAATTGGTTGGGCGACGCTGTGATGGCAACTCCCATTCTTGAAGATTTGAGGAGACATTTTCCTGGAGCCTTTATTACTGCAATGCTTCAAGAAAATATAGCCCCTCTTTTACAAAAAGATCCAAACATCAACGAGCTCTTTGCTTTTTCCAAGCCAAGCGGTTTTCTTAGAAGAATAGGTCAGCGGCAAATCGTTGATAAGCTACAAAGAGGGCATTACGATCTTGGGGTTTTGCTTACAAACTCTTTTTCCTCTGCTTGGTGGTTCTGGAGAGGTAATATAAAAGTTCGCATTGGATATGCAAATGATTGGCGCTCATTCCTGTTAACACATGTATGTAAGCCTTCTCGAGATAGTGAAGATATACATCTTGTAGATAGATATAAGGGGCTTTATTCCTGTTTAGATTTGCAACATACAGCAACTATTCCAAGGCTTTATTTATCTAAAGCTGAAACTGATATGGCAAAAAATACGCTTACAAGACAGGGTTTTAAAAAAGGCATGGTGCTTGTAGGTATTAATCCAGGGGCGGCTTTTGGCCCCGCAAAATGTTGGCCTGCAGAGCGCTATCGTATGATAGCAAAGCAATTATTAGAGGATGAAAGTGTATTTGTTGTCTTTTTTGGAGATAGTAAGAGCTTAGATTTGATAAAATCTATTTCCGCAGGGCTTCCTAAACGGGTATGTAATTTAGCAGGACTTACATCACTAAGAGAATTGATGGCGTTAATTGGAGAATGCTCCATCTTTCTTACCAATGACAGTGGTCCCATGCACATAGCTGCAGCCCTACAAACCCCATTACTTGCACTTTTTGGTTCTACCAATGAAAAAGCAACAGGCCCGTATGGGTTTGGAAAGGTTATTCATAAACATGTTGAATGCTCTCCTTGCTACCTCAGAACATGTCCCATCGATTTTCGTTGCATGAATCGTATAGAAGTTGATGAAGTTTATAAGAATTTACAAGAGATGATTGCACGTGCAAAAGAACAAAAATCAAACGCTCCTTGA
- a CDS encoding UTP--glucose-1-phosphate uridylyltransferase — translation MQKNKNQTLLEKLKYMHQEHLLQYLEDLDASYQKQLTEEILSLPEEKVLEMQKCLKHPLHERCLSFEPFLDYVIAGNDQYILKGEKILKEGKAGCLIVAGGQGTRLGMPKNASKGTFPITIVKKKSLFQLFAEKTKAASLFAGKQLPIAIMTSLLNHDSVVAHFRENDYFGLDEEQVSFFSQETYPFLDDHGKLFLESPNHLAKGPCGNGYALSCFYKSAIWQKWKEKNISYISFVQIDNALADPFSAELLGFHVDQNNEVSIKCAKRQEESVGVLVKQNGHCRVIEYFEFPKKEWQAKKSDGSFLHECANLSLFCFDRDFIEKVTLYYCIQMPYHPVKKSSNSFVKRDGQIYPIKKESWKFEKFIFDCLPFASRIGAILFPREHCFAPLKNSEGCDSIDTVHALLQQTDVNVYKKVTGTTPPQRTFELAQEFYYPTSELLQKWKNKPLPDAAYIEP, via the coding sequence GTGCAAAAGAACAAAAATCAAACGCTCCTTGAAAAATTAAAGTACATGCACCAAGAGCATCTTTTGCAATACTTAGAAGATCTTGATGCATCTTATCAAAAGCAATTGACGGAAGAGATCTTATCTCTTCCTGAGGAAAAAGTTTTAGAGATGCAAAAATGTTTAAAACATCCTTTGCATGAGAGATGCCTTTCCTTTGAGCCTTTTTTAGATTATGTAATTGCAGGTAATGATCAATACATTTTAAAGGGTGAAAAAATTTTAAAAGAGGGAAAAGCTGGCTGTTTAATCGTTGCAGGCGGACAAGGCACCCGCCTTGGAATGCCTAAAAATGCCTCTAAGGGCACTTTCCCTATAACAATTGTCAAGAAAAAAAGCCTTTTTCAATTATTTGCAGAAAAGACAAAGGCTGCAAGCTTATTTGCAGGCAAACAATTGCCTATTGCTATTATGACATCTCTTCTTAATCATGACTCTGTCGTAGCTCATTTTAGAGAAAATGATTATTTTGGATTAGATGAAGAGCAAGTCTCATTTTTTTCTCAAGAGACCTATCCTTTTCTAGATGACCATGGAAAATTATTTTTAGAGTCTCCTAATCATTTAGCTAAAGGACCTTGTGGAAATGGTTATGCACTTTCTTGTTTTTATAAAAGTGCGATATGGCAAAAGTGGAAAGAAAAAAATATTTCTTACATCTCTTTTGTTCAAATAGACAATGCTCTTGCAGATCCTTTTAGTGCAGAATTACTTGGTTTTCACGTAGATCAAAATAATGAAGTGTCCATTAAATGTGCTAAACGGCAAGAAGAAAGTGTTGGCGTGCTTGTTAAGCAAAATGGACATTGCCGTGTCATTGAATATTTTGAATTTCCAAAAAAAGAGTGGCAAGCTAAGAAAAGTGATGGCTCTTTTTTACATGAATGCGCCAATTTAAGTCTTTTTTGTTTTGATAGAGATTTTATTGAAAAAGTAACTCTCTACTATTGTATACAAATGCCCTATCATCCTGTTAAAAAGAGTTCAAATAGTTTTGTTAAGAGAGATGGACAAATTTATCCAATAAAAAAAGAATCATGGAAATTTGAAAAGTTTATCTTTGACTGCCTGCCTTTTGCAAGCCGCATTGGAGCAATACTTTTTCCAAGAGAGCACTGTTTTGCTCCCTTGAAAAATTCAGAAGGGTGCGATAGTATCGATACTGTACATGCATTGTTGCAACAAACAGATGTTAACGTTTATAAGAAGGTAACAGGCACAACTCCTCCTCAACGAACGTTTGAACTTGCTCAGGAATTTTATTATCCTACAAGTGAATTACTACAGAAATGGAAGAACAAACCGCTTCCTGATGCTGCTTACATTGAACCTTAA
- a CDS encoding NAD(P)-dependent glycerol-3-phosphate dehydrogenase yields the protein MKIGYLGAGTWGFCLASLLASKGFECVVWARDKDLVKTLQETKEHPDLPGHIAKGDIRFTNNLEEALLGIDLLVESVTSAGIRPVFQQVKNIGIPYCPIVLTSKGIEQNTELLLSDVIVEILGTDYARLIGCLSGPSHAEEVVQSLPTSVVAASHDSEVAHTIRDAFVTHTFRVYPNTDLSGVQFGGAMKNIMAIACGISDGLGFGDNTKAALMTRGLHEIRKLSVTKGCRPETLNGLAGMGDLCVTCLSTHSRNYRFGRLIAEGCSAADAKKRIGVAVEGMYTCVSARQLGMHHRIDLPITDAVYQILYENMLPSKAVKELLTRSIKEEHL from the coding sequence ATGAAAATTGGATATTTAGGAGCTGGAACTTGGGGATTTTGTTTAGCCTCACTTCTTGCAAGCAAAGGATTTGAATGTGTCGTATGGGCTCGAGATAAAGACCTTGTAAAGACATTACAAGAGACAAAAGAACACCCAGACCTTCCTGGACATATAGCAAAAGGAGATATTAGGTTTACAAATAACTTAGAAGAAGCTCTTCTTGGGATTGATTTATTAGTTGAATCTGTAACATCCGCTGGGATTCGCCCTGTTTTTCAGCAAGTAAAAAATATAGGAATTCCCTATTGTCCCATTGTTTTAACATCGAAGGGAATTGAACAAAATACAGAGCTTTTGCTCTCAGACGTTATTGTAGAGATTTTAGGTACAGATTATGCTCGATTAATTGGTTGTTTAAGCGGACCTAGCCACGCTGAAGAAGTCGTACAGAGCCTTCCAACTTCTGTAGTTGCAGCAAGTCATGATAGTGAAGTAGCTCATACGATAAGAGATGCCTTTGTAACGCATACATTTAGAGTATATCCTAATACAGACTTAAGTGGGGTGCAGTTTGGTGGTGCCATGAAGAATATTATGGCTATAGCTTGTGGAATTTCTGATGGCCTTGGATTTGGAGATAATACAAAAGCGGCTCTAATGACAAGAGGATTACATGAAATACGCAAGCTTTCTGTGACAAAGGGATGTAGGCCAGAAACATTGAATGGTCTTGCTGGTATGGGAGATCTTTGTGTTACTTGTCTTTCAACGCATAGTAGAAATTATCGTTTTGGTCGTTTAATAGCGGAGGGCTGCTCTGCAGCTGATGCAAAAAAACGTATTGGGGTTGCTGTTGAAGGAATGTATACATGTGTTTCTGCAAGACAGCTTGGTATGCATCATCGTATTGATTTGCCCATAACGGATGCTGTATATCAAATTTTATATGAGAACATGCTTCCTTCTAAAGCTGTGAAGGAATTATTAACACGTTCTATCAAAGAGGAACATCTTTAA
- a CDS encoding NAD(P)H-hydrate dehydratase yields MKVVNAKEMARIEKIAFERGASDLQFMEEAGKGVSIAIQKLYPKVDNIFVLAGKGNNAGDAYVAARWLLKHYSITVFQLVELSECSPLCQLQAKKFVEAGGIIQFVLDKQKLVFSPGGIILDGIFGTGFQGRVKGLFEDAISLANTSSLPIVAIDIPSGLNGSTGIVESVAICATWTLFLELPKTGFFIQQGFDHIGSLYPISFSLDKSIIELAEEDFILEEDAFIASMLPKIKRTRHKYQSGFVVGLTGSFGMPGAAILSGLSSLRAGSGIVKILCPLGMDQELSAAPPELIRFYYKESDSSEEVLQMMHKATAVYLGPGIGKSILTKELLKTILSKLKTHAVIDADALNIIAEDESIKIPQESILTPHKQEMDRLLGKALPGVVDEEYISLCQNFCNKKNIILVLKGAPTFIFQKDLKPHLSIKGDPGMATAGTGDVLTGIISAFLAAGLKPFHAALLGTFVHGMSGEIAAFENTSYSMIAHDLIQALPQTFKKLLNIKEIF; encoded by the coding sequence ATGAAAGTTGTTAATGCAAAGGAAATGGCTCGCATAGAGAAAATTGCCTTTGAAAGAGGTGCGAGTGATTTGCAGTTTATGGAAGAAGCTGGAAAGGGTGTGTCCATTGCCATTCAAAAGCTCTATCCAAAAGTAGATAATATCTTTGTTCTTGCAGGAAAAGGTAATAATGCAGGTGATGCTTATGTTGCTGCAAGATGGCTTTTAAAGCACTATTCTATTACAGTTTTTCAGTTAGTTGAATTAAGTGAATGTAGTCCTTTATGTCAGCTACAGGCTAAAAAGTTTGTTGAAGCAGGCGGTATTATTCAATTTGTTTTAGACAAACAAAAGCTTGTTTTTTCACCAGGGGGAATTATTCTCGATGGAATTTTTGGAACAGGCTTTCAAGGAAGAGTTAAAGGGCTTTTTGAGGATGCTATTTCTCTTGCAAACACTTCTTCTTTGCCCATTGTTGCAATAGATATACCTTCTGGATTGAATGGGAGTACAGGAATTGTAGAATCTGTTGCTATTTGTGCGACGTGGACTTTATTTTTAGAGCTTCCAAAGACTGGTTTTTTTATTCAGCAAGGTTTTGATCATATAGGCTCTCTTTATCCCATCTCATTTTCTCTTGATAAATCAATAATTGAGCTTGCAGAAGAAGATTTTATTTTAGAAGAGGATGCATTTATTGCATCCATGCTACCAAAGATCAAAAGAACAAGACATAAATATCAAAGTGGTTTTGTAGTGGGTTTGACAGGATCTTTTGGTATGCCAGGAGCTGCTATTTTGTCAGGGCTCTCCTCTTTAAGAGCAGGCTCGGGCATTGTAAAGATCTTATGCCCTTTGGGAATGGATCAGGAGCTGTCTGCAGCTCCTCCAGAGTTGATACGTTTTTATTATAAAGAATCTGACTCATCAGAAGAGGTGTTGCAGATGATGCATAAAGCAACAGCCGTTTATTTGGGCCCTGGTATTGGCAAGAGTATTCTTACAAAAGAATTGCTTAAAACGATTCTCTCTAAATTAAAAACGCATGCTGTCATCGATGCAGATGCTCTGAATATTATTGCAGAGGATGAGTCGATAAAAATTCCTCAAGAGAGCATTTTAACGCCCCATAAACAGGAGATGGATCGATTACTTGGTAAAGCCCTTCCTGGGGTAGTAGATGAGGAATACATTTCTTTATGCCAAAATTTTTGTAATAAAAAAAATATTATCCTTGTTTTAAAGGGCGCGCCTACATTTATTTTCCAAAAGGATTTAAAACCTCATCTTTCCATTAAAGGTGATCCTGGAATGGCAACAGCAGGAACGGGTGATGTATTGACAGGTATTATTTCAGCCTTTCTTGCAGCAGGGCTAAAGCCTTTTCATGCTGCTTTACTTGGAACTTTTGTACATGGAATGAGTGGTGAAATCGCAGCTTTTGAAAACACCTCTTATTCTATGATTGCACATGATCTGATCCAAGCACTTCCTCAAACTTTTAAAAAGTTGCTTAATATTAAGGAAATTTTCTAA
- a CDS encoding UvrB/UvrC motif-containing protein: MSDRPLECVECKKPIKVCYTEIIGDTIVKTSMCADCPELQRRLHGIPATTQLEQISGRAGLCCGSCGTTLDAIKQGAPLGCSECYEVFGDVIAADLIISKAYQREPLKDRKSKLIHLGRSPGETGKLNPALRLLALNDALTETLTREDYEQAALLRDQIKELTEKSDSEKKDVDKQSMEKKDNGTK, from the coding sequence ATGAGCGATAGACCTTTAGAATGCGTTGAATGCAAAAAACCAATAAAAGTATGCTACACAGAAATTATTGGTGATACAATTGTCAAGACCAGTATGTGTGCAGATTGTCCTGAATTACAAAGAAGACTCCATGGCATTCCTGCAACAACTCAATTAGAGCAAATATCTGGTCGTGCAGGCCTTTGTTGCGGAAGCTGCGGGACTACGTTAGATGCAATTAAGCAAGGAGCTCCTCTTGGTTGTAGCGAATGTTATGAAGTTTTTGGCGATGTGATAGCAGCTGATTTAATAATAAGCAAAGCTTATCAAAGAGAGCCCCTAAAAGATAGGAAAAGCAAGCTGATTCATTTGGGCAGGTCTCCTGGAGAGACCGGCAAACTAAATCCAGCCCTTCGTTTGCTTGCATTGAATGATGCACTTACTGAAACACTTACTCGGGAAGATTATGAGCAGGCAGCACTACTTCGAGATCAAATTAAAGAATTAACAGAAAAGAGTGATTCAGAAAAAAAAGATGTAGATAAGCAGAGCATGGAGAAGAAGGATAATGGAACAAAGTAA
- a CDS encoding HIT domain-containing protein encodes MSVQGTTSAHVIFFQSPEALVQALQPLDLDEVTQRISLSKIPLKFECDATLAQRKVLPLRRGPVGNLLETEVFKGKTLTVFFPETPRVPHHLAIALERFDIRGVASVSKEENAELFATIKKITEIYQVKQIQGFVVAQFDTPQEGHLNRYVIEVIPHLPGFGGIKHTVDKVGCNRQVLFRSANLSPLTYGITRDEVLEQVDFWKLAFQQEHEPVDEASTRLTFPYSRHESYQLEAEKVLYRHLIELLEDRGGVVKEEIFFEEKISIEVPETVKAVTSAICAFCEPTIVERQLVYRHNGVSVFYNMRKSPKAGSAFLILPNRHTEKVYNLTQEEIDDIFIVRRALVEVLKDAHPECEVVIYTQDSPAVGQTVFHSHEQVVAIDPKTIALTWTMASLCPSGCVLDEEMRRIREEFSLKLEAKIQGTFILEKAAS; translated from the coding sequence ATGTCGGTTCAAGGAACAACTAGTGCTCATGTAATTTTTTTTCAATCTCCTGAGGCTTTAGTACAGGCTTTGCAGCCTTTAGACTTAGATGAAGTAACACAGCGTATTTCTTTGTCAAAGATCCCTTTAAAGTTTGAATGCGATGCGACGTTAGCTCAAAGGAAGGTACTTCCTTTGCGACGAGGGCCAGTAGGCAATCTTTTAGAAACGGAAGTTTTTAAGGGGAAAACACTCACTGTTTTCTTTCCAGAAACTCCACGTGTGCCGCACCATCTGGCAATTGCACTCGAGCGCTTTGATATAAGAGGCGTTGCTAGCGTTAGTAAAGAAGAAAATGCGGAACTTTTTGCAACAATTAAAAAAATTACAGAAATTTATCAGGTTAAGCAAATTCAAGGCTTTGTTGTGGCTCAGTTTGACACACCTCAAGAGGGACATTTAAATCGCTATGTTATAGAAGTTATCCCTCATTTACCAGGTTTTGGTGGAATAAAACATACCGTAGATAAGGTGGGTTGTAATCGCCAGGTTCTTTTTCGATCAGCTAATCTATCACCACTTACTTATGGAATCACAAGAGACGAAGTTCTTGAGCAAGTAGATTTTTGGAAATTAGCTTTTCAACAAGAGCATGAACCCGTTGATGAAGCCTCTACAAGGCTTACTTTTCCCTATTCTAGACATGAGTCTTACCAGTTAGAAGCGGAAAAAGTATTATACCGCCACCTAATTGAGCTTCTAGAAGATAGAGGAGGTGTTGTAAAAGAAGAGATTTTTTTTGAAGAAAAAATATCAATAGAGGTGCCAGAGACAGTCAAAGCAGTCACATCTGCTATATGTGCTTTTTGTGAGCCTACTATTGTTGAGCGTCAATTAGTTTATCGGCATAACGGAGTTTCTGTTTTTTATAATATGCGTAAAAGCCCAAAGGCAGGTTCTGCTTTTTTGATACTTCCCAATAGGCATACTGAAAAGGTTTATAATCTTACTCAGGAAGAAATCGACGACATTTTTATCGTAAGAAGAGCTCTTGTAGAGGTATTAAAAGATGCTCATCCTGAGTGCGAGGTTGTAATTTACACGCAAGATAGCCCAGCAGTTGGCCAAACAGTCTTTCATTCCCATGAGCAAGTTGTTGCCATCGATCCTAAAACAATTGCCTTAACTTGGACAATGGCCTCCTTGTGTCCTAGTGGCTGTGTTTTGGATGAAGAGATGCGCAGAATTCGAGAAGAATTTAGCTTAAAGCTCGAAGCAAAGATCCAAGGAACTTTTATTTTAGAAAAGGCTGCTTCCTAA